In a genomic window of Hyphomicrobiales bacterium:
- a CDS encoding EAL domain-containing protein yields the protein MVILAPTLGIMASQYDTLGWVDGLVGRYAPKNLGNLLVGLTIVAVFLFMFLLRRFRDVNRQIVRQREGERRARALARRDTLTGLHNRRHLNETLAEEIMAANANAEGFALFLLDLDRFKPVNDLLGHAAGDEVLRRVGERISNIAMDGSCVARIGGDEFAILLPRGSGREEASGLAEKILGEFEQPIDLGGKPVRLGASIGIAFYPSAGEDAEALFRHADVALYNAKRQGRNRFCLYAEEMEDSVRNVDSLAFDIRRGLRGNEFIPYFQPIVDLRSGRVVGMEALARWQHPVHGIMEPVEFISVAEALHIVGDVTFQIMRAACIEALKWDRRLFLTFNFSQSQLRDQWLPERMLALLTETGFPATRIEVEITENSLVEDIDDARAILYSLKNLGMRISLDDFGIGYSSLIHLRDLPLDKIKIDRSFITSLRTDIGSAKIVSAILGLVTSLGLPTVAEGVESEEVARILTDLGCAYGQGYLYSVPLTADVAYARYCKPGLEATIQKAVQDTGAEANLDTAEDARAVAAQDTGVEKAKAHSAKFA from the coding sequence ATGGTCATCCTTGCCCCGACCCTCGGCATCATGGCCAGCCAGTACGACACGCTCGGCTGGGTCGACGGCCTGGTCGGCCGGTACGCGCCGAAGAATCTCGGCAATCTGCTGGTCGGCCTCACGATCGTCGCGGTGTTCCTGTTCATGTTCCTGTTGCGGCGGTTTCGCGACGTCAACCGCCAGATCGTGCGCCAGAGAGAGGGCGAGCGGCGGGCCCGCGCGCTTGCCCGCCGCGATACGCTGACCGGCCTGCACAACCGGCGCCACCTCAATGAGACGCTGGCCGAAGAGATCATGGCCGCCAACGCCAATGCCGAAGGCTTCGCCCTGTTTCTGCTCGACCTCGACCGGTTCAAGCCGGTCAACGACCTGTTGGGCCATGCCGCCGGAGACGAGGTCCTCAGGCGGGTCGGCGAGCGCATTTCCAACATCGCCATGGATGGATCCTGCGTGGCGCGCATCGGCGGCGACGAGTTCGCCATCCTGTTGCCGCGGGGATCCGGGCGGGAAGAGGCGAGCGGGCTGGCCGAAAAGATCCTGGGCGAATTCGAGCAGCCGATCGATCTCGGCGGCAAGCCGGTGCGCCTGGGCGCCAGCATCGGCATCGCCTTCTATCCGTCCGCCGGCGAAGATGCGGAAGCGCTGTTCCGTCATGCGGACGTGGCGCTCTACAACGCCAAGCGGCAAGGCCGCAACCGCTTCTGTCTCTATGCGGAGGAGATGGAAGACAGCGTGCGCAATGTCGATTCGCTGGCCTTCGACATCAGGCGGGGCCTACGCGGGAACGAGTTCATTCCCTATTTCCAGCCGATCGTCGATCTGCGCTCGGGCCGGGTCGTCGGCATGGAAGCGCTCGCCCGCTGGCAGCATCCCGTGCACGGGATCATGGAGCCGGTCGAGTTCATTTCCGTTGCCGAAGCGCTGCATATCGTCGGCGACGTGACCTTCCAGATCATGCGCGCAGCCTGCATCGAGGCGCTCAAATGGGACCGCAGGCTGTTTCTCACCTTCAACTTCTCGCAAAGCCAGCTGCGCGACCAGTGGCTGCCCGAGCGCATGCTGGCGCTGCTCACCGAAACCGGCTTTCCGGCGACGCGGATCGAGGTCGAGATTACCGAGAATTCCCTGGTCGAGGACATCGACGATGCCCGCGCCATTCTCTACTCGCTGAAGAATCTCGGCATGCGCATCTCGCTCGACGATTTCGGAATCGGCTATTCGAGCCTGATCCATCTGCGCGACCTGCCGCTCGACAAGATCAAGATCGACCGCTCCTTCATCACCTCGCTGAGAACTGACATCGGCAGCGCCAAGATCGTCTCGGCGATCCTCGGCCTGGTGACGAGCCTCGGCCTGCCGACGGTGGCGGAAGGAGTCGAGTCCGAGGAGGTGGCGCGCATCCTGACCGATCTCGGCTGCGCCTACGGCCAGGGCTATCTCTATTCCGTGCCGTTGACCGCGGACGTGGCCTATGCGCGCTATTGCAAGCCCGGCCTGGAGGCGACCATCCAGAAGGCCGTCCAGGACACCGGCGCGGAAGCCAATCTGGACACCGCCGAGGACGCCAGAGCGGTAGCCGCCCAGGACACCGGCGTGGAGAAGGCCAAGGCGCACTCGGCCAAGTTCGCTTAA
- a CDS encoding TIGR01620 family protein, producing MAKTRPHKPAIFSPDDPALSIETPPPRETPEEAASEAGLPVPMPATAPARWRRVMGWGSILVSTLAALVAIGAGLAAARLVEDLFARSDWLGWLALGLAGLAGLALLMIVLREIAGLIRLTRITHLRREAERAHRNGDMDEARAVSAGLRRLYAGRRDLDWARARLAEHEPQIFDADDLMRLIEREYLKSLDSRAAAEVARAARRVSIVTAVSPAAIVDMGFVLIANLGLMRRLASLYGGRPGTLGLLRLARSVIAHLTVTGGLALSDSLLQQFLGHGLAARLSARLGEGVLNGLFTARIGLAAIAVCRPLPFLALEPPAIKQVMSEAIQSSGKD from the coding sequence ATGGCCAAGACCAGACCTCACAAGCCCGCGATCTTCTCGCCCGACGATCCGGCACTCAGCATCGAGACCCCGCCGCCGCGGGAGACGCCGGAGGAGGCGGCTTCCGAGGCGGGCCTGCCGGTCCCCATGCCGGCGACCGCGCCCGCACGCTGGCGGCGGGTCATGGGATGGGGCTCGATCCTGGTTTCGACCCTCGCCGCGCTGGTCGCCATCGGCGCCGGCCTTGCCGCCGCTCGGCTCGTCGAAGACCTGTTCGCCCGCTCCGACTGGCTTGGCTGGCTGGCGCTGGGGCTTGCCGGGCTTGCCGGTCTGGCGCTTCTCATGATCGTGCTGCGGGAGATCGCCGGCCTCATCCGGCTCACCCGCATCACCCATCTGCGCCGCGAGGCCGAGCGCGCCCACCGCAACGGGGACATGGACGAGGCGCGGGCCGTCTCCGCCGGCCTGCGGCGGCTTTATGCCGGAAGGCGCGATCTCGACTGGGCGCGCGCCCGGCTTGCCGAGCACGAGCCTCAGATATTCGACGCCGACGATCTGATGCGCCTGATCGAGCGCGAATATCTCAAGAGCCTCGATTCCCGGGCCGCGGCGGAAGTCGCGCGCGCCGCCCGCAGGGTCTCCATCGTCACCGCGGTGAGCCCGGCGGCGATCGTCGACATGGGCTTCGTGCTGATCGCCAATCTCGGCCTGATGCGCCGTCTGGCAAGCCTTTACGGCGGCAGGCCGGGCACGCTTGGCCTGTTGCGGCTGGCGCGCAGCGTCATCGCCCATCTGACGGTCACCGGCGGGCTGGCCCTTTCCGACAGCCTGTTGCAGCAGTTTCTGGGCCACGGCCTGGCGGCACGTCTTTCCGCCCGCCTCGGCGAGGGGGTGCTGAACGGCCTGTTCACCGCCCGCATCGGCCTTGCGGCCATCGCGGTGTGCCGCCCCCTGCCCTTCCTGGCGCTCGAGCCGCCGGCCATCAAGCAGGTGATGAGCGAGGCGATCCAGTCCTCCGGAAAGGACTGA
- a CDS encoding 50S ribosomal protein L11 methyltransferase, which yields MSPSIEIAEARADAETAARLSGLIAELFAERGLIVATREGRDGSCRIEVILPEGLAWAAVAPLIAELHTAPLPVFRLCRLDRDAWAAAPKPALDPVRAGRFLVHDRGHQPPVRRGGTAVEIEAGLAFGTGHHATTAGCLLALDRALKSRRFNNVLDLGCGTAILAIAAAKAARAPVLATDIDPVAIAVARKNAARNAVLPLVAFRRADGLRDPVIAARAPFDLVMANILAGPLERFAQALAGLAAPGASVILSGLLTRQAERVAARYRDAGFMLRERLVIKEWATLTLEVPGPPSGREDAKT from the coding sequence ATGAGTCCATCCATCGAAATCGCCGAAGCGCGCGCGGACGCCGAAACAGCGGCGCGCCTCTCGGGCCTGATCGCGGAGCTGTTCGCGGAACGCGGCCTCATCGTCGCCACCCGCGAAGGCCGCGACGGATCGTGCCGGATCGAGGTGATCCTTCCGGAGGGCCTGGCGTGGGCCGCCGTCGCGCCGCTTATCGCCGAGCTCCACACGGCTCCCCTGCCTGTTTTCAGGCTGTGCCGCCTTGACCGCGACGCCTGGGCGGCCGCGCCAAAGCCGGCGCTCGACCCGGTCCGCGCCGGGCGCTTTCTCGTCCATGACCGCGGCCACCAGCCGCCGGTCCGCCGCGGCGGCACTGCCGTCGAGATCGAAGCCGGCCTTGCCTTCGGCACCGGCCATCACGCGACGACGGCGGGCTGCCTTCTCGCCCTCGACCGGGCGCTGAAGAGCCGGCGGTTCAATAACGTCCTCGATCTCGGCTGCGGCACCGCCATCCTCGCCATCGCCGCGGCCAAGGCGGCGCGGGCGCCGGTGCTGGCAACCGACATCGACCCGGTCGCCATCGCCGTCGCCCGCAAGAACGCTGCTCGCAACGCCGTCTTGCCGCTCGTCGCCTTCAGACGCGCCGACGGACTGCGCGACCCAGTGATTGCCGCCCGCGCGCCCTTCGATCTCGTCATGGCGAATATCCTTGCAGGCCCCCTCGAGCGCTTCGCTCAGGCGCTCGCGGGCCTCGCGGCGCCCGGCGCAAGCGTCATTCTATCCGGGCTCCTGACCCGGCAGGCGGAGCGCGTCGCCGCCCGCTACCGGGACGCGGGTTTTATGCTGCGGGAGCGGCTGGTGATAAAGGAATGGGCGACCCTGACATTGGAAGTGCCGGGGCCGCCCAGTGGGAGGGAGGATGCTAAAACTTAG
- a CDS encoding YcjX family protein, with the protein MNLTHIWDRTRLALGDVAAAAGDLVEPTLRLGVTGLSGAGKTVFITALIRNLTAGGRMPLFDPVAEGRLTNAYLRPQPDDRVPRFDYERHLASLLEEPRAWPDSTKKISQLRICLEYEPEGFWGRRLRRGRLNIDIVDYPGEWLLDLPLIGWSYADWSARTIAASRAGPRAELAADWHRLLAALDATGAEDEAAARRAADAFRAYLLACRGARFSLSALPPGRFLMPGELEGSPALTFAPLDLPAARSAPRGSLWAMMARRYESYKSAVVKPFFRDHFARLDRQIVLVDALAALNAGPTALADLETALTDILACFRPGAGSWLTSILSRRIDRILFAATKADHLHRESHERLEAILGRLAQHAIARAEFAGAHVEVAAIAAIRATREATAQRGGETLPCIVGTPMAGERLAGRRFDGEEEIAVFPGELPEDPDAALAHGRDAPDPDEADWRFIRFRPPLPARGAGGEPVFPHIRLDRALSLLVGDKLS; encoded by the coding sequence GTGAATCTGACCCACATCTGGGACCGGACCCGACTGGCGCTCGGCGATGTCGCCGCCGCCGCCGGCGATCTGGTCGAGCCGACGCTCAGGCTCGGCGTCACCGGCCTTTCCGGCGCCGGCAAGACGGTGTTCATCACCGCGCTCATCCGCAATCTGACCGCCGGCGGGCGAATGCCACTGTTCGACCCCGTCGCCGAGGGCCGCCTGACGAACGCCTATCTGCGCCCGCAGCCCGACGACCGGGTGCCGCGCTTCGACTATGAGCGGCACCTTGCCTCGCTCCTCGAGGAACCGCGCGCATGGCCGGATAGCACCAAGAAAATCAGCCAGTTACGGATATGTCTCGAATATGAGCCTGAAGGCTTCTGGGGGCGCCGGCTGCGCCGCGGACGGCTCAATATCGACATCGTCGACTACCCCGGCGAGTGGCTCCTCGATCTGCCGCTCATCGGCTGGAGCTATGCCGACTGGTCGGCGCGCACCATCGCCGCAAGCCGTGCCGGCCCGCGGGCGGAGCTTGCCGCCGACTGGCACAGGCTTCTCGCCGCCCTCGATGCGACGGGGGCGGAGGACGAGGCCGCCGCGCGGCGCGCGGCCGATGCCTTCAGGGCCTATCTTTTGGCCTGCCGCGGCGCGCGCTTCTCCTTGAGCGCCCTTCCCCCCGGCCGTTTCCTGATGCCGGGGGAGCTCGAGGGCTCGCCGGCCTTGACCTTCGCGCCGCTCGACCTGCCGGCGGCAAGGAGCGCGCCGCGCGGTTCGCTGTGGGCGATGATGGCGCGCCGCTACGAGAGCTACAAATCGGCCGTCGTGAAGCCCTTCTTCCGCGATCATTTCGCAAGGCTTGACCGCCAGATCGTGCTCGTCGACGCGCTTGCCGCGCTCAATGCCGGCCCGACCGCCCTTGCCGACCTCGAAACCGCGCTCACCGACATTCTCGCCTGCTTCCGCCCCGGCGCCGGCTCCTGGCTCACCTCGATTCTGTCGCGGCGCATCGACCGCATCCTGTTTGCCGCCACCAAGGCCGACCACCTGCACCGCGAAAGCCATGAGCGGCTGGAGGCGATCCTCGGCCGCCTCGCCCAGCACGCGATTGCCCGCGCCGAATTCGCCGGCGCCCATGTCGAGGTCGCCGCCATCGCCGCCATCCGTGCCACCCGGGAGGCCACCGCCCAGCGCGGCGGCGAGACCCTGCCCTGCATCGTCGGCACGCCGATGGCCGGCGAGCGCCTCGCCGGGCGAAGGTTCGACGGCGAGGAGGAAATCGCGGTCTTTCCCGGCGAACTGCCCGAAGACCCCGACGCGGCGCTCGCCCACGGCCGCGACGCCCCCGACCCGGACGAGGCCGATTGGCGCTTCATCCGCTTCCGCCCGCCGCTGCCGGCGCGCGGCGCCGGCGGCGAGCCGGTGTTTCCGCATATTCGCCTCGACCGGGCGCTCAGTCTGCTCGTCGGCGACAAGCTTTCCTGA
- a CDS encoding VWA domain-containing protein gives MFVTFFHELKSANVPVTLREYLTLMESLTLDLAGKRVEDFYYLARAALVKDERNLDRFDRVFGHVFKGLELMSEAFDAEIPEEWLRKLAERHLTEEEKRRIEALGGWDKLMETLKQRLAEQKGRHHGGSKWIGTAGTSPFGAYGYNPEGVRISQEGNRNFRAVKVWDKREYRDLDDALELGTRNIKIALRRLRKFAREGAAEELDLDTTIHETANRGYLDLKFRPERRNAVKVLLFFDVGGSMDGHVRICEELFSAARSEFKNMEYFYFHNCLYEAVWRDNRRRRAEHIDTRDVLHTYPADYKVILVGDASMSPYELTVPGGAVEHVNPEPGALWLQRLAQVYPHAVWLNPVPQDYWGYTPSIEYIARIFSGRMYPLTLEGLDAAMRELVR, from the coding sequence ATGTTCGTCACCTTCTTCCACGAGTTGAAAAGCGCCAACGTGCCAGTGACGCTGCGCGAATATCTGACCTTGATGGAGAGCCTCACGCTCGACCTCGCCGGCAAGCGGGTTGAGGATTTCTACTATCTCGCCCGCGCCGCGCTGGTGAAGGACGAGCGCAACCTCGACCGGTTCGACCGCGTCTTCGGCCATGTCTTCAAGGGGCTGGAGCTGATGAGCGAGGCGTTCGACGCGGAGATTCCCGAGGAATGGCTGCGCAAGCTCGCCGAGCGCCACCTCACCGAGGAGGAAAAGCGCCGGATCGAGGCGCTCGGCGGCTGGGACAAGCTGATGGAGACTCTGAAACAGCGCCTTGCCGAGCAGAAGGGCCGCCACCACGGCGGCTCGAAATGGATCGGCACCGCCGGCACCTCGCCCTTCGGCGCTTATGGCTACAACCCCGAAGGGGTTCGTATCAGCCAGGAGGGCAACCGCAACTTTCGCGCCGTCAAGGTGTGGGACAAGCGCGAATATCGGGACCTCGACGACGCGCTTGAGCTCGGCACCCGCAACATCAAGATCGCGCTGCGCCGCCTGCGCAAGTTCGCCCGCGAGGGCGCGGCCGAAGAGCTCGACCTCGACACCACCATCCACGAGACCGCCAATCGCGGCTATCTCGACCTCAAATTCCGCCCCGAGCGGCGCAACGCGGTCAAGGTGCTCTTGTTTTTCGACGTCGGCGGCTCAATGGACGGGCACGTGCGCATCTGCGAGGAGCTGTTCTCGGCCGCCCGCAGCGAGTTCAAGAACATGGAGTATTTCTATTTCCACAACTGCCTTTACGAGGCGGTGTGGAGGGACAATCGCAGGCGCCGCGCGGAGCATATCGACACCCGGGACGTGCTGCACACCTATCCTGCCGACTATAAGGTGATCCTCGTCGGCGACGCCTCGATGAGCCCTTACGAGCTGACGGTCCCCGGCGGCGCGGTGGAGCACGTCAACCCGGAGCCCGGCGCCCTGTGGCTGCAACGCCTCGCCCAGGTCTACCCGCATGCGGTGTGGCTCAACCCGGTGCCGCAGGACTATTGGGGCTACACCCCATCGATCGAATATATCGCGCGGATCTTTTCCGGCCGCATGTATCCCCTGACGCTCGAAGGCCTCGACGCCGCCATGCGCGAGCTGGTGCGCTGA
- a CDS encoding AzlD domain-containing protein yields the protein MSGEIATFLAIAGMALVTYATRGLGPWMIARLAPGPRALAALEALPAAILTALVAPSVLATGPAESLAAIVTIIVAQRLPIIATMAIGVACVVLLRYLI from the coding sequence GTGAGCGGCGAGATCGCGACCTTCCTCGCCATCGCCGGCATGGCGCTCGTCACCTATGCGACGCGCGGGCTGGGGCCGTGGATGATCGCGCGCCTTGCACCGGGGCCGCGGGCGCTGGCGGCGCTCGAAGCCCTGCCGGCGGCGATCCTGACCGCGCTGGTCGCGCCCAGCGTGCTGGCGACGGGACCTGCGGAGAGCCTTGCCGCCATCGTGACCATCATCGTGGCGCAGCGCCTGCCGATCATCGCCACCATGGCAATCGGGGTCGCTTGCGTGGTGCTGCTGCGCTATCTCATCTGA
- a CDS encoding FAD-binding oxidoreductase: MNEASDIYYRATAVAAPPRPALEGHIEAQVCVVGGGLAGLMAAYEAARLGRSVVLLEAETIGYGASGRNGGFVSPGFAESLEGITARLGLDRARELVGMSREAGDWVRGLATDLPGADPVPGWIKVVRYDDAEGTQRRAERWRRDFGRAVDYWPTERVREVLRTPVYYQALYDADAFHIHPLNYALGLAGLAEAAGARLFEHSLAEALSRAHGGWRIAAGRGTVEAQHVVLAGSAYMRRLYRRLSRAVLPVATHVVVSEPLGPLREATIRTDAAIGDTRRASDYYRVFADGRLMWGGGITTRRAVPWRLAGRMKARIAAVYPALRDVRIDFAWSGLMGYAVHRMPLIGEMEEGLWAATAFGGHGLSTSAMAGRLVAAAIAEGDDRWRLFTLYTARWGGGALGRAATQLVYWKLRLADRIEEARSRRGTGRREAPKAGYDA, from the coding sequence ATGAACGAGGCATCCGACATCTATTACCGCGCAACCGCGGTCGCGGCACCCCCACGCCCGGCGCTGGAGGGGCACATCGAGGCGCAGGTCTGCGTCGTCGGCGGCGGCCTGGCCGGGCTAATGGCGGCTTACGAGGCGGCGCGCCTCGGCCGGTCGGTGGTGCTGCTGGAGGCGGAAACGATCGGCTACGGCGCCTCGGGGCGCAACGGCGGCTTCGTCTCGCCGGGCTTTGCCGAGAGCCTGGAGGGAATCACGGCTAGGCTCGGGCTCGACCGCGCGCGCGAGCTGGTCGGGATGTCGCGCGAGGCTGGCGACTGGGTACGCGGCCTTGCCACCGATCTGCCCGGTGCCGACCCGGTGCCCGGCTGGATCAAGGTGGTGCGCTACGACGATGCGGAGGGCACGCAAAGGCGGGCGGAGCGATGGCGGCGGGATTTCGGCCGCGCCGTCGATTATTGGCCGACCGAGCGGGTGCGCGAGGTGCTGCGCACGCCTGTCTATTACCAAGCGCTCTACGACGCAGACGCCTTCCATATCCACCCGCTCAACTATGCGCTCGGCCTGGCCGGCCTCGCGGAGGCGGCCGGCGCCAGGCTGTTCGAGCATTCGCTGGCAGAGGCGCTGTCGCGCGCACACGGCGGCTGGCGCATTGCCGCCGGCCGCGGCACGGTCGAAGCGCAGCATGTGGTGCTTGCCGGCAGCGCCTATATGCGCCGGCTCTACCGGCGGCTTTCCCGCGCCGTATTGCCGGTCGCAACCCATGTAGTGGTGAGCGAGCCGCTCGGGCCCTTGCGCGAGGCGACGATCCGCACCGACGCCGCCATCGGCGATACCCGCCGGGCGAGCGACTATTACCGCGTCTTCGCCGACGGAAGGCTGATGTGGGGCGGCGGCATCACCACGCGGCGCGCTGTGCCGTGGCGCCTTGCCGGCCGGATGAAGGCCCGAATCGCCGCCGTCTATCCGGCGCTCAGGGATGTGCGCATCGACTTCGCCTGGTCGGGGCTGATGGGCTATGCGGTGCACCGCATGCCGCTGATCGGCGAGATGGAGGAAGGGCTGTGGGCGGCGACCGCCTTCGGCGGCCACGGGCTCTCGACCAGCGCCATGGCCGGCCGGCTTGTCGCCGCGGCGATCGCGGAAGGCGACGACCGCTGGCGGCTGTTTACCCTCTATACCGCGCGCTGGGGCGGCGGCGCGCTCGGCCGTGCGGCGACCCAGCTCGTCTATTGGAAGTTGCGCCTTGCGGACCGTATCGAGGAGGCGCGTTCACGGCGCGGAACCGGCCGCCGCGAGGCGCCCAAAGCCGGTTACGATGCGTAA
- a CDS encoding leucine zipper domain-containing protein, with the protein MNVHKNARLTPHSRAVLVHRVMVEGEKNKAKPESWWIAETAKLVLLAL; encoded by the coding sequence ATGAACGTCCATAAGAATGCACGCCTGACGCCGCATAGTCGAGCCGTGTTGGTGCATCGCGTGATGGTCGAAGGGGAGAAGAATAAGGCAAAACCCGAGTCTTGGTGGATTGCGGAAACGGCGAAGCTTGTTCTTTTGGCTCTTTGA
- a CDS encoding aminopeptidase P family protein, with amino-acid sequence MFQKFDAIADPAAGTRRLKALREELRGRGLIGFFVPHTDEHQNEYLPACAERLFWLTGFSGSAGCAVVLADRAAIFVDGRYTLQVRAQVDTDCFAPKNVGDETPYEWLQRRLSAGDRFGYDPKLHTVESAGKLEAACGAADASLVACETNPIDAIWTDRPAPPLGPVVLHPSSLAGESAESKISRLSNRLGELRADAVILTRPDSIAWLFNIRGHDIAHTPVPLSFAIAFRADDRPPRLFIDGRKLGNETRSEISAHADIFEPAELGTALAELKGNEPVVRLDPVTVSQWFEHELSGGAARIQHGPDPCMAMKSRKNEVEINGARAAHLRDGVSLARFLAWLDREAPLGGVDEIKAVERLEALRAETGKLKDISFDTISGTGPNGAVVHYRVTRASNRRLEPDTLYLIDSGAQYEDGTTDVTRTVAIGRPSDEMRDRYTRVLKGHIAVATARFPVGTTGTQLDPFARRALWEAGVDYDHGTGHGVGSFLSVHEGPARIAKVQTVALEPGMIISNEPGYYKSGAYGIRIENLVLVRSAVEVEGGERPLLSFETLTLVPIDQRPIAPELLTVEEIQWLNAYHAGVREALSPHLGADDRAWLEQATRPLKG; translated from the coding sequence ATGTTCCAGAAATTCGACGCCATCGCGGACCCCGCCGCCGGCACAAGGCGGCTCAAGGCCTTGCGCGAGGAGCTTCGGGGCCGCGGGCTGATCGGCTTTTTCGTCCCCCATACCGACGAGCATCAGAACGAATATCTGCCAGCTTGCGCCGAGCGCCTGTTCTGGCTGACCGGCTTTTCCGGCTCGGCCGGCTGCGCCGTCGTCCTCGCGGACAGGGCGGCGATCTTCGTCGATGGGCGCTACACGCTGCAGGTCCGCGCCCAGGTCGACACGGACTGCTTCGCGCCGAAGAATGTCGGCGACGAAACGCCCTATGAGTGGCTGCAGCGGCGGCTTTCCGCCGGCGACCGATTCGGCTACGACCCGAAGCTGCACACGGTTGAAAGCGCGGGCAAGCTTGAAGCGGCCTGCGGCGCGGCCGACGCGAGTCTTGTCGCCTGCGAGACCAACCCGATCGACGCCATCTGGACCGACCGGCCGGCGCCGCCGCTCGGCCCGGTCGTTCTGCATCCCTCAAGCCTTGCCGGTGAGAGCGCCGAGAGCAAGATTTCGCGGCTCAGCAACCGCCTCGGCGAGCTGCGCGCCGACGCCGTGATCCTCACCCGGCCGGATTCGATCGCCTGGCTGTTCAACATCCGCGGCCACGACATCGCCCACACGCCGGTGCCGCTTTCCTTCGCCATCGCCTTCCGCGCCGACGACCGCCCGCCGCGGCTGTTCATCGACGGCCGCAAGCTCGGCAACGAGACGCGCAGCGAAATCTCCGCTCATGCCGATATTTTCGAGCCCGCCGAGCTCGGCACGGCCCTCGCCGAGCTCAAGGGCAATGAGCCGGTGGTGCGGCTCGATCCGGTGACCGTTTCGCAATGGTTCGAGCATGAGCTTTCGGGCGGCGCGGCCCGCATCCAGCACGGGCCCGACCCCTGCATGGCGATGAAGTCGCGCAAGAACGAGGTCGAGATCAACGGCGCCCGGGCGGCGCATCTGCGCGACGGGGTGTCGCTTGCCCGCTTTCTCGCCTGGCTCGACCGCGAAGCCCCTTTAGGCGGCGTCGACGAGATCAAGGCAGTGGAGCGGCTGGAGGCGTTGCGCGCCGAGACCGGCAAGCTCAAGGACATATCCTTCGACACCATATCCGGCACCGGACCGAACGGTGCCGTCGTGCACTACCGCGTGACCCGGGCCAGCAACCGGCGGCTTGAGCCGGACACGCTCTACCTCATCGATTCCGGCGCCCAATACGAAGACGGCACCACCGACGTCACCCGCACCGTCGCCATCGGCCGGCCGTCAGACGAGATGCGCGATCGCTATACCCGCGTGCTCAAGGGTCATATCGCCGTCGCCACGGCGCGCTTTCCCGTAGGCACTACCGGCACCCAGCTCGACCCCTTCGCCCGCCGCGCCCTGTGGGAGGCCGGCGTCGACTATGACCACGGCACCGGCCACGGGGTCGGCAGCTTCCTGTCGGTGCATGAGGGGCCGGCGCGCATCGCCAAGGTCCAGACCGTGGCGCTGGAGCCCGGCATGATCATTTCCAACGAGCCGGGCTACTACAAGTCGGGTGCCTATGGCATCCGCATCGAGAATCTGGTGCTGGTGCGCTCGGCGGTCGAGGTGGAGGGCGGTGAGCGGCCGCTCCTTTCCTTCGAGACCCTGACGCTCGTCCCGATCGACCAGCGGCCGATCGCGCCGGAGTTGCTGACAGTCGAAGAAATTCAATGGCTTAACGCCTATCACGCGGGCGTGCGCGAGGCGCTGTCGCCGCATCTGGGCGCCGACGACAGGGCGTGGCTGGAGCAGGCGACCCGGCCGCTGAAGGGTTAG
- a CDS encoding histidine phosphatase family protein — protein MLNLYLLRHAKSSWSGLFVADFDRPLSGRGRRAARLMADHMAEKGISPDLVLCSPARRTRQTLDALSKGLPQGARTLFETDLYGGGAGDYLALIKQHGGSAGAILLIGHNPAIEQLAMLLVGGGGEAAHGPLATAMAEKFPTAALAHIVFEGADWSDLAPGSGRLVSFIKPRDL, from the coding sequence ATGCTCAACCTCTATCTGCTGCGTCACGCCAAGTCGAGTTGGAGCGGGCTTTTTGTCGCCGATTTCGACCGTCCGCTGAGCGGGCGCGGCCGCCGCGCCGCCCGCCTGATGGCCGATCATATGGCCGAAAAAGGCATTTCCCCCGACCTCGTCCTGTGCTCGCCGGCCCGGCGCACCCGCCAGACCCTGGACGCCCTGTCGAAGGGCCTACCGCAAGGCGCGCGAACCCTGTTCGAGACCGACCTTTATGGCGGCGGGGCGGGCGACTATCTGGCGCTGATCAAGCAGCACGGCGGATCCGCCGGCGCGATTCTGCTGATCGGCCACAACCCGGCCATCGAACAGCTCGCAATGCTGCTCGTCGGCGGCGGCGGCGAGGCGGCCCACGGGCCTTTGGCGACCGCCATGGCCGAGAAATTCCCCACCGCGGCGCTGGCCCACATCGTTTTCGAAGGCGCCGACTGGTCCGATTTGGCGCCGGGTTCGGGCCGCCTGGTTTCCTTCATCAAGCCGCGCGACCTGTAA